The bacterium genomic sequence ACGTCCGCTACGCGAGCCGCAGCCGCGTCGGGGCGATGTCGAAGGACGAACTCGCACTGGTGTCCCGGGTCCAGCGTGCCTACCGGAAGCTGCGGGGCATCCCTTGTACGGGTTGCGAGTACTGCATGCCTTGCCCGTCGGGCGTTGCCATACCGCGCAACTTCGCGCTCTACAACGACTGGACCATGTTCCCAGGCTCAGACCAGGTGAAGCTCGTCTACCGAACTTGGATGGATGCCGCGAACCGCGCTTCTGCCTGCAAGGAATGCGGCAAGTGCGTATCCAAGTGCCCGCAACAACTGCCCATCCCGGAGCTGCTCAAGAAAGTCCACTCGGCGCTGTCGTAGCGATTGGCGATCGGCGAATAGCGACTTGGGATCGGTGTTCATCAGTGCTGGCCTGTGGCTAGTCTCCGGTCCGCTCCGATTCCGGACCATCTGTGCAATCTGCGTAATCTGCGGTTCATCTCCGGTCCGTTCCGAGCCTGGCCTCAGAGGCCTCGGCTAGCGGGCGAAGATCTGCTCGACTGAGTTCGATTCCACCCAGCCGCCGTCGCCACCCGGAATCTGGATGAGGACGTAGTCCGGTCGCCGCTCGCGTACCATCACCTCAAGCCCGTCGTGGACGACCGCAATCTCTTTGTAGTCCGGGCCCGGGCCGCTGCGCAAAGTCAGCTCAGGTTGAACTACGACCGCATGCGCCGGGTTGGTGACCTCACCCCAGCTTATTGCGGAGATGAAGCAGTAGAGAAAGACGACGCCGAGCCCGATGGCAATCCAGCCGAACAGACGCTGGCCGCGAATCAGGAGCAAGGCCAGCGCGGCCAACGCCAGGAAGAAGAGAAGGCCAGCGAGCACCCGCGCCGACGCCGCGTCGGGTACGCACAGCAAGGCCGTGAACATCCTCATGAGCGGGTTGTCGATGGTGAGAGACTTGTCGGGACGGTACTGCCGCGCGAAAGCAAGGTTGTAGCCGATGTCCTTGTCATGCGGTTTGAGTACGTACGCCCGGTTGTAGTCAGCGATGGCCCGGCCGATTTCCCCGAGTTTGAAATGGGCGTCGCCTCGATTGTACAGCAGTTCCGCGCTGGTCATCCGCGCGGCCGCGCTGTCGTATAGCGTGACCGCCTGCTGGTAGTTGCCCACCTCGTAGGCCGCGTTCCCTCGGCTGAACAAGTCCGCCGGGGAGGCCGATGCCACTGCAAACTGCAAGCTGCAAGCTGCAAAGGTCAAGATGCCGAGCCACTTGACCACTAGACCACTGGACCACTGGACCACTTTCCTTCTCACAGCCTCTCCAAAACCGTTCTCGCCTTTTCCAGCGTCTCCTGCGGCGTGCACCGCGTCATGCCGGGCGAGAACCGGGCCGCGTCGCACGAGGCGATCAGGTCGAGCAGGCTCGAAACCGTGTCCGCGTTGATGTTGCGACTGGACAGCTCTGCCTGAATCTGGTCACCGGTCATGCCGGATGTTTCGAGGTTGAACCGGTCGCCGACGTAGCGCACCACTGCCCGGTTCAGCGCAGCGTGGAACTCCCGCTCGTTCCCCTGTGCGAGGAGCCTGGTCGCCTCGGCCAAGCCCTTCTTCACCAGCCGGCTGGAGCGACTGCGCCGCGCGTAGCCGCGGTCCTGTTCGAGACGACGGCGATGCCGGCCCATCATGACGCCGACGCCGAACACGACAATACCGGCCGGGTAGAAGAACCACCCGAGATTGGCCAATGGCGAATGGCGATTGGCGATTGGCGAGACCGGACCGAGACCGGGCTTGATGTGCAGGATATCGGTGCCCAGTGTCTTGACGCCGGTCTCGGTTTCCGCGAGCGGCGTCTTGCCGGTGGCGCCGGTCGCCACGAACTCAAGGCGCGGCGTCGTCTGGGTGTAGTAGCTGCCGGTCTTCGGGTTGAAGAAGCCCATCTCAATCTCGGGAATCACAAACTTGCCGTCCGCGGTCGGAATCAGCGGGTAGTTGAAGATACGTTCGCCGGCAATCCGTCCGTCCTGTGTGCTCGTGTTCTGCTTCGTCTCCGGACTCAGCACCTTGACGCCGGGAATGGCTGCGAGTTGCGGCTCGCCCACCAGCCCGATGTTGCCGGTGCCGGTAACCTTGACGGCCAGTGTGATGGGCTCGCCGCCGACCGAACTGTCACCGCTCAAAGAGGCGGCGACCTTGAAGTCACCTACCCCGCCGCTGAAACCCTGCGGCTTGCCCGCCTCGGGTAGCGGCTTGACGTTTATCGTAATCGGGTCGGACGACGCCTCGAACGGCTCGGCCGACTGGAAGATGAACCCGCCGACGACTACCTGGCCGCTGACCGTCATCTTGTCGACCTTCACCTCGCCGGACTGCGTGGGGAAAAGCGCGACCTGCTTCAGCGTCGCGGCGTTGTAGCGCTGACCGTTGTAGGTCGCGGTACGCCAGTTGAGTTCCTTGGCGTCAAAGAGCGGCTCGGTCCAAGTGCCGGTGAAACCGGGCATCGCCTTGACACCGAGGTCACCGATCTGGGCCTGCGTGTAGAGGACAAAGGTGACCGTCACCTGCTCGCCCTGATAGACCGTGGTCCGGTCAGTGGATGCCGTCAGGTGGACGCCGCCACGGCCCGAACTGCTGGGTTCGGGGCTGCCGGGAAAACCGAAGGGCGATTGCTGTTGCTGCTGCTGGCCTGGGGGCGGGGCCTGACTCTCTTTTGTGACCGTTATTGAGATGGGCTGCGTCTGGTAGGTCGTTCCTTTGAGGGAAAGTTTGAAAGGCGGGATGGTGAGGCTGCCGACCCGCTTCGGGGACAAAAAGTAGATGAAGCTGATGCTGTTCTGCTGGCTCATTCGTCCGTTCACGAACGAGATGTTGGTGGACTGGGACGACGTGCTGCCGAGTTGGTCGAAGTCATCAAGCGCAGGGACCTCCGGACGCGGTGCGCCGATGTTCGTGCCCTCAACCGTTACCGTAAGCTGGAACTGCTCGCCCAGGCCGACCGTGGTCCGGTCAGCTTCAGCGGAGAAGTTAAGTTCTGCGGCAACTGTCGCCGACAATAGGACCGATAGGACCAATAGGACGGATCCGACCGAGAACCAGCGACTCACCAATCCTGCTCCACCTGCTTCTTGCCGCCGGCCTGGTGCTGCTTCTTCTGCTGGTCCTTTTCCTTGTTCTCGACTGCCTGGACGATGCGTTCGGCCTGATTCCGGTCCATGCCTTGCTTCGGCTGCTGTTGTTGCTGGTTCTGCTGTTGTTGCTGTTGCTGTTGTTGGTTCTGCTGTTGCTGCTGATTCTGCTGCTTCTGTTGGGAGCTATCCGGCTTGTTCTGCTGTTCCTGCTTCTTCTTCAGGCAGAACTCGAGGTTCTGTTTTGCCTGCCTGTCGTTCGGGTTGATGGCAAGGGCGCCGGCGTACGCCTTGATTGCCGGGTCGAGCTGACCTGCTTTGAATGCCACGTTGCCGGTATTATACATCGCATTTGCCCGGCGTTCAGGTTTCTTGTCGATCATCACCAGCTCAAGCTCGCGTGCAGCATCCTGATAACGGCCGAGCCGGAAGAGGGCGTTGCCCAGGTTGAAGTGAATGGCGGTCGCGTCCGGCACCAGCACCTCGGCCATCTGATAATGAGAAAGCGCCTCGTCGTATTTGCCGCGGTTGTACAGACCGTTTCCCTGCCGCATGAGGCCACCGACATCAGCCGCGTGCGCGGCAAGGACAAAGGACAAAGTACAAAGGACTAAGAACCGAAGCCTATGCTGCTTCTTCATCTTGCATCTTGCCTTTTGCATCTTGCACCTTGCCCTTTGCGCGTAGCCATTTGACCTGCGCCCACGCTCCTCTACGGTTACTCAGCCCGAGCCCCGCGATGAAGAGGACGAACGCCACCATGAGGAACAACTGGTAACGCTCAACGTAGTCGGTGAACTGGCCGCCGCCGATATCTTTCTTACGCATCTGGTCGAGTTCGGCAAGGAGTCGGTCGCTCGAGAACCCTTCAACCCGCAGGAACCGGCCGCCGGTCGCCTGCGCCATCACGATGAGCTCGCGCTCGTTCATCCGCGACATCACGACCTGCCCGTTCTTGTCCTTCTTGTACGCGGTGAGATTGCCCTGCGCATCGTAGTCGGGAATCGGCGAGCCCTCGGCGGTGGCGAAGGCAACGGGGAATATCCGCACATGCTGCTCGGCCGCCCTTTGGATTGCCTGTGCCGTGTTCTTGCCAAGGTCCTCGCCGTCGGTCACCAGCACCAGCGCCTTGTAGTTATTCTCTTTCGGGTTCAGGAGCGAGAGCGAAGCGTCGATCGCCTTGCCGAAATCGGTACCGGGCACGGGCATCATGTCCGGGCCGATGATGTCGAGGAAGAGCTTGGCCGCATCCGCGTCCGTAGTCAGCGGGCACATGACGTAGGCGTCCCCGGCGAATCCGACCACGCCGATGGCGTTGCCGGTCAGGCCATCGATAAAGGATTCGAGTTCGGTCTTAGCCCGGACCAGCCGTGAAGGCTTCACGTCCTGGGCCAGCATGGACTGCGAACCGTCCAGAGCAATCACGACGTCAATGCCCATGCCCTGGTACATCTGCAGCTTCTCTCCCCACTTGGGTCGGGCCGCGGCCAGCAACAGGAACGCAAGCGCGGCGAGCAGGAGCAACTGTTTGAGCGTGGCCAGGCCCGGGGACAGGGACGGCGTCAGCCGGTCGACCAGTTCTGCGTCAATCGCCCGCGACAGGACCCGCCGCCGGTTCACCCCGCGGAAGATGAGCAATGAAATCCCCAGCGGGACCGCGAGCAGGAACCAGAGGTAGATGGGCTCGCCCCACTTAATCACAGGCACCCCCGGATAATGCAGAAGTCAGAATGCAGAAACCAGAAGTCAGAAAGTCCGGAGCCCGAATTCTGCATTCTGGTCTCTGACTTCTGAATTCTGATTTCTCCGGTTCCGCTCATGGCAGCCTCCGGAATACGGTCATCGCCAGCGCGGCTCCTGCACCAAGGGCAAGGACGGAGAGCAGCAGCCAGAGGCCCGCGAGTTCATTGTACACGGTGTACTGCTTGACCTTGAATGTGGTCGGCTCCATCCGGTCGATCGCGTCGTATATCTGCCCGAGCGCCTGGGCATCCGAGGCAAGGAAGCTCTTGCCTCCGGTCATGTCAGCTATCTGCTGTAGGGTCTGAGTATCAAGGTCAATCTGCACCTGCACGTAGCGGCGGCCAAACATCGGGTCATTCACCGGGTATGGCACGAGCCCCTTGCTGCCGACGCCGATGGTGTAGACCTTGATACCAAAACTGGCCGCGGTTTGGGCCGCGGTAATCGGGTCGATGTCGCCCGTGTTGTTGACGCCGTCGGTCAGCAGGATAATCACGCGGTCCTTGGCCTTCGAGTCCTTGAGCCGCGCCACGGCGCTGGCAAGCCCGAGACCGATGGCTGTGCCGTCTTCGAGCATCCCGAAGTCAACGCGGTCAATAAGGTTCTCGACTATCTGGTGGTCGTTGGTCAACGGGCACTGGGTCAGGCTGGTCGCGGAGAAGATGACAAGGCCGATGCGGTCGCCATTGCGCTTCTCGATGAACTCCTTCGCGCGCTGCTTGGCCACGGCCAGACGATTCTGGGGCGAAAAGTCCTCGGCCTGCATCGAGCCCGAGATGTCGAGGCAAAGCATGATATCGATGCCACGCGTTTCGACCTCCTGGAACTGGCGGCCACGCTGCGGCCGAGCCAGAGCGATTGTCATAGTTACCAGCGCAAGCGAGTAGAACGTGTGGACGATGATTCGCCCGTAACTGCCGCGCGGCGTTGAGCTGCGCAGGAATCCGATGTCGCTGAACACCACTGCGGCGCGGCGCTTGATCAGTTGCCACCAAACGTAGGCCGGCACCAGCAGCAGGAGCAGGAAGAACCAGGGATGGGCGAATCTCATGGCTTGACGTTCTGACTGGTCTGACCCGTCGGACTTGTCTGACTGGGCTCGGGCTTCGGAGTGGTGACTTTGACCAGCTCGCGCGCCGTGGCGATGACCTCCGCTGCCTCCGTGGCGGGCGGCACGAACTTGGCGTACTTCACCATGTCCGCTCGCTGGAAGAAGTCGCCGAAGCCCTCGCGCTCCGGTGTTTTCGCTGCCTTCATCGCCCGCAGAATCTCGGTGGTCGTCTGGTCGAGGGCCGGGAATCCGAACCGGCGGGTCAGGTAGCGCTTCAACACTTCCGAAACCGTATAGTAGTAGCGCTTGAAGTGACCTGACGCAAGCCAGTCGTCGGCCGGCACCTTGTCGAGCGCGGCCAGCGCCTCAACCCAAGGGTCGGGTAGCGGCGTGCCGTACAGCTTTATCCGGCGGTAGCGCTGGTAAAGACGCCAACCCACGTAGCCCAGACCGGCCGCCGCTAGTATCCCCAGGATAATCCATATCGGCAGGAAGTTCGGGAACTGCACCTGCGGCTTCAGGTCGTTGATGTCCTTCATGTCCTTGGGCATCACGCTTGCGACCTTGACCGGTATCGAATCCGAGGCAGCGGCGACGACTTCGCCCTCTGCCGGGTAAGGCACGATGAACGGCGGCATCTTGGGCTCGCCGGTCGCGAACGCCGCCATCGTCAGCGTGTGGACATCGACAATCGTGTCGCCCACGTACCGGGTGATGCTCTTCCGGTCGAGAATCATGAACGGGTCCAGGTTCGAGCTGAACGGCTCGCCGACCTTGGTGTTGCGGTAGTGCCGGACTGTCAGCTCCAGCTTGAACCGGTCCCCGACGGTCAGGTCCCGCTTGGGTCGGGGCAGAAGCTTCGCGCTCACTGACACCGGCCCGCCGGCAACAATGCGGTATGTAGGCGTGGTATCGCGAGCAACGGTATCACGGACGGTCGTGTCCCGCGCCGCAGCAGAGTCAGGCGCAGGCTGCGCCAGGGTCGGTCCGGGAATCAACCACAAAGACACCAAGACACTAATAGTCCAGAATCCGACTCGGACTTTGTGCCTTTGTGTCTTAGTGGTGAGATTCCGTGCCGGTCTGTGCATTCGACCTCTCCTACCTGTATCTCCGCGCCCGCTTCTGGAAGAACTGGTGCAGCTTCTTGGTGAAGTCCTCGGCAGTCGAGACCGGAATGTGGTCGATGCCGAGCTGCCGGAACAGCTTCTCCGCCGCCTCCTGCCGCGAAGCCTGAGCTGCGGCAAAGCGCTTCCGGAGTACGGGGTCGGATGTATCCACAGTGGCGAGCTCGCCCGTCTCGGCATCCTCCATCTCAACGAGCCCCAGTTTGGGCAACTCCTTCTCAGCCGGATCGCTGACTGAGACCACGACGAGGTCGTGTTTGCGGGCGACGATGCCGAGCGGCTGCCGGATTGTCTCGGGTCGATATGATTCTCCCATCAGGTCGGAGATCAGAAAGACAATCGACCGGCGCTTGAGTACGTGCATCAGGAATTCGAGAGCCTGTTTGGCGTCCGTGCCGCAGCGTTCCGGCTCAAAGTAGAGGATGTCACGAATCAAACGGAGAACGTGAACCCGGCCCTTCTTGGGCGGCACGTACTTCTCGATATGGTCGGTGAAGAAAACCAGCCCGACCTTGTCGTTGTTGCGGATGGCGGAGAAAGCAAGCGTGGCCGCCACCTGCGCGGCCTGCTCCAGCTTGAACAGCCGCTTCGTCCCGAACCGGTCCGAGCCCGATGCATCCACGAGCAGGATGACAACCAGCTCGCGTTCCTCGGCATACTTCTTTACGTAGGGCCGGCCGAATCGCGCCGTCACCTTCCAGTCTATCGTCCGCACGTCATCTCCGGGCAGGTACTCGCGCACGTCGAGGAACTCGATGCCCCGGCCCTTGAAGGATGACTTGTAGTCGCCGGAGAAGAGAGTATTGACCAGCCGCCGCGTACGTATCTCTATCTGGCGAATATGCGAGCGACCAGCAGTATCCGGCCGCTTCACGTTACGGCCGGTCTGCTTTGTTGGTTTTCCTGGGCCGGGCCTCACGGCACTTCGACGCCTTCGAGCACCCGCTTCACGACGTCGTCGGTCGTCAGTTCCTCGGCCTCGGCCTCGTAGCTCAGAATCAGGCGGTGCCGGAGGACATCCGGCGCCAGTTCCTTGATGTCCTCGGGAATCACGAACCCGCGCCGGCGCAGGAACGCCATTGCCCGGGCGGCGGTCAGCAGGTAGATTGAAGCCCGGGGCGAAGCACCATACCGAAGCAGCGGCGCGAGGTCGGCGAGGTTGTAATCCTTCGGCTGCCGGGTCGCGAAGACGATGCTCAGTATGTAGTCCTTCAGCTTCTCATCCACGTATATCCGCGTGCAGAGCGACCGGGCGCGGATGATGGCGGCCGGCTCGACAACGGGCGATGCCGTCGGCTCTACGCCGGTTGTCATCCGGTCAACGATCTGCTTCTCTTCTTCCTTGCTCGGGTAGCCGACGCGCAGCTTCAGCAGGAACCGATCCGTTTGTGCCTCAGGGAGCGGATAAGTGCCTTCCTGCTCGATCGGGTTCTGGGTAGCCAGCACGAGGAACGGATCCTCAATCTTGAACGTGTCTTCACCGATCGTGACCTGACGTTCCTGCATCGCCTCCAGCAAAGCGCTCTGCACCTTGGGCGGGGCGCGGTTGATTTCGTCTGCCAGCACGAGGTTGGCGAACACCGGACCCTTGCGCGAGGTGAACTCGCCGGTGCGCTGGTTGTATATCTGGGTGCCGGTGATATCGGCAGGAAGCAAGTCGGGTGTGAATTGTATCCGGTGGAACGTGGTGGCAATCGCTCGGGCCAGCGTCTTTACCGCGTAGGTCTTCGCCAGTCCCGGCACGCCCTCGATGAGCACGTGACCATTCGCCAGCAGCCCAACCAAGAGCCGGTCGACCAGATACTTCTGGCCGACAATCACTTTGCCGACCTCGTTCGTGATTGCCTGGACGAAGAGGCTCTCGCGCTCAATCTCTTCGTGCACTCGCTTGATGTCGTCTTTCAATTCTTCCATAGACTCAGGTTCCTTTCGGGTTGCGCATTAACATAGACTTCGCACCCGCTCTTGGGGTTGCAGGTAGTCGTGCGGTGCCGGGCATCCATAAATCACTAGACACCACAACCGGCAGAGCACCTCGCCGACCGGACAACGCTCCAGGCAACAGCGCTCTCGGCGACCTCGCTAGCGACGTCGGTCAGCGGTTGAGCGTCCGGAGCGGCATCAGGTCTTGCTCGTGGTTCTTCACTATCTCCTTGTTTGCAGCCGGCACGCTGGCGCACACCGCCTTTATGTTCAGCATGTCCGGATAGGCCTTCTTGGCGCCCGCGCTTGTGTCCTTCTTCACTTGGTCAAGAAAACCCGGGGGCCATGCGTCAACCGCCGAAGCGGTATGTGCGGCCATTATCTTGTACAGAATCAGTCGCACCGACTTCCAGTCCGAGCCAACCTTCTTCAACGACTCATCCATGCCCGCCACGTTCATGCCCTCGACCAAGGGAGCGAGCAAACCGACTGCGCCCTCGTTCCCCTTGGCGGGCGGCTTCCAAGCCGCCGCCTTCGCGGCGGCGCTGAACGTCGGCAGAATCTTGATAAACTGGGCCATTTCGGCCTCAGTCAAGTTACCGTATGCCTCAGCCGGCCACTTCGCGGACGAAGTCGTCGCCTTGCGAGCACAGCCGAAGAGCGTAAGGACCGCGGCTAACGTAAGTAGTGTTGCTTCTCGCATTGTTACTCCTTTCTAACAAACCGGACAGGATAGAGGGATTCCGGCCACTGTCAAATCGCTGCGGACGAGCCAAGTCGAGACAGATCGATCACGAGCCGACCGGACCAAGCAAACTGCCCCCAGCGGCCGCGCCCGGCCGAGTGCGAGCTGGTGCAGGGACCCCGCGTAGGGGGGCGTTCGATCGTTCTGCATGCGCGCAGTAGCACACAGCATGTTCTTCGAGTTGTCAGGCAGAGGCATAACGATGCCGAGACCGAGTCAGTTCCGGGATGAGGCACTCGGTTGGAATCCAAGGCCCGCAATGGCGGCTACGCGATTGCTGCACGACGCGCATTCTAGTTCTGGCCCAAGTGTAACCTTCTAGAATTGCCGGTCGGCTTCTTTCGTGTTACGCAATAACGACCGGAGTGGGTACTCGCCATCAAGCCCGCAGCCATCACCGCGCAGCTAGTATCTATAAATTACTAGACCCTATCTATAACAACCCTTTGCTGCTGCCACTATTGACGGGCCAGCTTGAGATTCTGCTGCTGGTTTGGTGGTTGGCGTGACTTACTCCTAGTTGCCAAGGGAACCCAAAGGTTGCAGATCATTCTGGTGCTGAGCTACCAGCTGCTTGTTTGACTCGGGTATCTGCGCACAAACGGTCTTGAAGAACTCGAAGTTCTTGAGAGTGTGCCTGCCGCGCTCCGTGGTGTCCTGCTTCAACCCTTCTATGAATTGGGGCGATTGTCGACCAACAAAGACCGCAGCCGTTGCCGCGAATACCTTGTAGAGCGTCGGGCGGACCTTAGTCCAACCTCCGTATGGCCTGAGCGAGTCGTTGATGCCAGGCACGTTCATGCTCTCTACCATCCTGCTCAGGGTGCCGAGCTGGTCATCGACTTCCTTGGTATTAGGGTTCGACCACTTCGCGGCCTTCAGGGCCCCGCTGAATGCCGGCAAGGCCTTGATGAACTGCGCCAACTCGTCCGGAGTCAGAGTTTCCAGCGCTTCCTTCGGCCATTTCGTATTTGTCGTCGACGTCTGCACACGCGCGTGGCCGGCGCAGGACAAGCTGGCAAGGGCCACAATCACCGTGACTAACGCTACCGTTCTCATTCGTGTCTCCTGTCGTCTAGATGGATAGGATAGGTGGCTTTTCCGAGATTGTCAAGTCATTGCATCCAAGGCAGCGACCGGACGTGTCTGGTCTCAGTTGTGCAGGACGAAGAAGGTCTGTCCACCGTGAACCGATAGCGGTTCAGCGGTACTGCGGCCGTAACCCACAATGGCATACTCGGTCGGCGAGCCCCGCTCCTCAGGCGGTGACCAACCCAGGACAATAATGGTACCCGGCACGCCGCCGGGCGCGGCCATTCCGACGTACGGGCAACCGGAGTCGGTGCGTGAGACTGCCGCACCCAACCCGGCTTCGGTCAGGCTTTCGGGCCAGTAGAAGAAGTCTTTGCCTTTGCGATAGCGCTCGTGGGTGTAGGGGTTGAACGGAATGCCGCTGAGAAGCCCGCTGCGGGCCTTGAAGTGCAGTACCATCCCGTCCTCGTCCTCCTTTTCCCATGAGATGCCCGACTTCGGATAGCCCCCGTCATTCTTGGCGGCGTAGTCTTCCAGCGCGGCCCGATAGGACTGCATGTTCTGTTCCAGCACGGCAATCCGGCGAAGCCCACGCTGCCAGGCTAATAGGGGCGGCAGCATCACGAACGTGAGTATCAGCGTCCCGATCGCGCCGGTTACCAGTCCGGTGTAGGCCCTTCCACGGCCGGGCATGCGCAACCTGAGCGCAAGAGTGGACATGATAATCGCAGGTATCCCGGCTACGAATGTCGCCGGCGTGAGAGATAATAGACCGAGGACAAGGCCGATGGTGCTGGGAGTCTTGGTCTGTGGCCTGGGCTGAATGGGCGCAGGCCGGGCGCGCCGGAGGACCTGCCGCTCGTACCTGAAACGGCTCCTGCGTAAATCGGACAGAGCGGCCCCGCACGTACGGCAGAACCGCGCCATGCGGGGATTGGGCGAGCCACACGCGGGACAAACCATCCTGGTCGCCCTTCTAGTGCGCCTGGATTGGAACTTGATACGACCGGATCATACGTAGTCCACCGACAGCTCTATTAGAACACGAATCCGGCACTGGGTCAAGCACGGAAACGGTGCGGCCCACGTTACGCGGACCGCACCCTCGACTAAGTCGTTATCAGTCCTTGCTTTCGACTGTGATTTCGCGCGTCTTGACCCTCTCCGCTTTGGGCAGGTTGAGTTCTAGGACGCCGGACTTGTAGCTGGCCGCGGCCTTGTCGCCCTGCACGCTTACCGGCAGCACGATCGTACGCTGGAATGAGCCGTATGCACGCTCAATGCGGTGGAACGTACGGTCTTTCTGCTCAGCCTCATACTTCCGCTCGCCGCTGATCGTCACCGTATCTTCCGCGACCCTCACCTTGATGTCTTCCCGTTTCATGCCGGGAAGCTCGGCGCGGACGATCACGGCTTCGCTTGTTTCCTCGACGTCCACGGCGGGCGCCCACAGCGCCTGCTCGCGTTCACGAGGATAGCGGCCCAGCATCGAGTCGAATAATCGTTCCATATCTTCCCGCATCGTGCTGACTTCACGAAGGGGATCCCACGTCGTTATGTTTCTAGCCATATTTACCTCCTAAGCGCTAGCTATGATTTGCTGTATTAGACGCCGTGAACCGACGGACGTTTCAGGTCCTGACGGATGCCAACGACTTGACTTGGCCTTCTTCACCACATATGCTCAGACACCTTGGACAGACTGCGACCACGCACATCCACACCGAAGGCGCTGAGCACGAAGCGGCCATTGCCGGCCCTATCCTTTCTGGCAGCGACTCCGCACCCCGCACTTCGTCACCTGATTCCCCGAACTCTTGAGTCATTACGGTGAGGTGTCGATGCGCTTGATTACTACCCTGTCGCCGTTCGCGCTTCTGCTCGCTGGCTTTGTCGTCTGCTTCTTCGGGTACCGGCTGCTGCGACTCACGCTCGCGCTGGCCGGGTTCGGGGTCGGACTCGTGCTCGGTCTGTCAGTCGCCAGGCTCATGCCCCACACGAGCCACGTCTTTGCCGTCGTTGTCGGCGTGGTGTGCGGGGTACTTTTCGCAGTCCTGGCGACTGCGGTCTACAAGTTCGGCGTATTCCTGCTCGGCGCAGGCGCGGGAGCGCTGCTCGCGGGTGTAATTATCACCGCAGCCGGTTGGCACCACCCGATGCTCATACGCGTGATCGCCGCGATGGTCGGTGGCATCCTGACCCTCCTGCTTGAACGGCCGCTGGTTTCCATCCTCTCGGCTCTTGTCGGCAGCTGGGGCATCGTTTTCGGGGCGGCCGAGCTGCTCAAGTTTCACCACCGCACCGCCGGAGCCGGAAGGCCGTCGGCACTCTACGGCCTGATGATTGTCTGCTGGCTGGTGCTCGCGGTGATCGGGGCCGGAGCACAACTGCGGTCGGACGGAAAGCACCGATGACTCTGCTCCGGGCCGCGCCAGCGCGCCCGGTTTGACACCAGCCCCCGCGCAATTGATAATCTCTGGTCCAATCTCACCGAAGGGAGCATGTCCGATGACTGGAAGATCAATGAACCTCGGCGCGCTGTTGCTGCTTGCCGCGGCGGCTGCCGGCTGCAGCTCCGCGACGATACAGCAGATGCAGCAAGCCAACCAATCCTACAGCATTGCGCCCGATTTCAAGCTCGACCGCACATGGCGCATAGCCGTCCTGCCTCCGCACAACGGCGACGAAGAGCTGTCCAG encodes the following:
- a CDS encoding Hsp20/alpha crystallin family protein, which codes for MARNITTWDPLREVSTMREDMERLFDSMLGRYPREREQALWAPAVDVEETSEAVIVRAELPGMKREDIKVRVAEDTVTISGERKYEAEQKDRTFHRIERAYGSFQRTIVLPVSVQGDKAAASYKSGVLELNLPKAERVKTREITVESKD
- a CDS encoding DUF4203 domain-containing protein, with the protein product MRLITTLSPFALLLAGFVVCFFGYRLLRLTLALAGFGVGLVLGLSVARLMPHTSHVFAVVVGVVCGVLFAVLATAVYKFGVFLLGAGAGALLAGVIITAAGWHHPMLIRVIAAMVGGILTLLLERPLVSILSALVGSWGIVFGAAELLKFHHRTAGAGRPSALYGLMIVCWLVLAVIGAGAQLRSDGKHR